A single Anatilimnocola floriformis DNA region contains:
- a CDS encoding type IV secretory system conjugative DNA transfer family protein, with protein sequence MDRFKRTNLSNHSAELLLGEHLSQPRPFGFNLDRQPARRDDLILYSGGGHLCTVAPTRAGKGTGAIVPNLLHYRGPVIVFDPKGENYSVTARARQQMGHTIVKLDPFGIAGEATDAINPLDALLLPNADAETDSQTLAETFSRGMKGTKEPFWDNSAVSLLAALIMAAATRTAPHRSLSWAFDMLSSDDVVYGIAKFLDESGKQIPASAYREIASFLQITDVTRSGILSTTQAYVKMLGSARVRRSFEQSTFSLQDIVAGKPLSIYMILPSERIESHSSLLKLWLATFFKAILARRVQPPQKTLVLLDEAGQLGGFPFLETMATLCAGYGLWLWLIYQDLAQLQAAFPQSWRTILNNCGVLQVFGMNNRQMASAWAECLDSSANELRKLPADEQMLLIQGHGEIRSRRINYLTDRRFRGSFDANTLFGAAGNDAAASQLP encoded by the coding sequence GTGGACCGATTCAAACGCACCAATTTGTCAAACCACTCCGCCGAGTTGCTACTTGGCGAGCATCTGTCGCAGCCTCGGCCGTTCGGCTTCAATCTCGACCGCCAACCGGCTCGGCGGGACGACTTGATCTTGTATTCCGGCGGCGGACATTTATGCACCGTCGCACCGACGAGAGCCGGCAAAGGAACGGGAGCGATCGTGCCCAACTTGCTGCACTATCGCGGGCCGGTCATCGTCTTTGACCCCAAAGGAGAGAACTATTCCGTAACCGCGCGAGCGCGGCAGCAGATGGGGCACACGATCGTCAAGCTCGACCCGTTTGGAATCGCCGGCGAAGCGACCGATGCCATCAATCCGCTCGATGCGTTGCTGCTGCCCAATGCCGATGCCGAAACCGATAGTCAAACGCTCGCCGAGACGTTTTCACGCGGCATGAAAGGAACCAAGGAACCCTTCTGGGATAACAGCGCGGTGAGTCTGCTGGCCGCCTTGATCATGGCGGCAGCGACTCGTACTGCACCACATCGCAGTCTTAGTTGGGCGTTCGACATGCTCAGCAGCGACGATGTTGTTTACGGCATCGCAAAATTTTTGGACGAAAGCGGCAAGCAGATACCGGCCTCTGCTTATCGCGAGATCGCCTCGTTCCTGCAGATCACCGATGTGACTCGCTCGGGCATTCTCTCGACGACGCAAGCCTACGTAAAAATGCTGGGGAGCGCGCGGGTCCGCCGGTCTTTCGAGCAGAGCACTTTTTCGCTGCAGGATATCGTCGCCGGCAAGCCGCTTTCGATTTACATGATTCTGCCGAGCGAGCGGATCGAAAGTCACTCCAGCCTGCTAAAGCTTTGGCTGGCAACTTTCTTCAAGGCGATTCTCGCGCGCCGAGTGCAGCCGCCGCAAAAGACGCTCGTGCTGCTCGATGAAGCGGGGCAGCTGGGAGGATTTCCATTTCTGGAAACGATGGCCACGCTCTGCGCGGGTTATGGCTTGTGGCTGTGGCTGATTTATCAGGATCTGGCGCAGCTGCAGGCTGCGTTTCCACAATCGTGGCGGACGATTCTGAACAACTGCGGTGTTCTGCAAGTGTTCGGCATGAACAACCGCCAGATGGCGTCGGCTTGGGCCGAGTGCCTCGATTCCTCTGCCAACGAGCTGCGCAAATTGCCTGCCGATGAGCAGATGCTGCTCATCCAAGGGCACGGCGAGATCCGTAGTCGCCGGATCAATTACCTCACCGATCGGCGCTTCCGCGGCAGCTTTGACGCCAACACGCTGTTCGGCGCTGCAGGGAACGACGCTGCTGCCAGTCAATTGCCGTAG
- a CDS encoding DUF1559 family PulG-like putative transporter encodes MSVSLFRSPRRSAFTLVELLVVIAIIGVLVALMLPAVQAAREAARRMQCANNLKQIGLASQNFHDTYLYLPPAFLGDNSDTANGNGGWATWGAIILPFAEGTNQFSKWDLRYRVVDQPAEAYQTKVKMYQCPSRLPHVLSINDFLTPGGSLSDYAACFGSDAEYLKSNGAMIPNMPVVQNIGGRDTLVSWSGQLNLAAITDGTSNTVLVGEKHIRPNSLRGKNEDRSIFSGVRNTHRRMMGINPDGTEQRPLMPANAQTTAYANQSFGSAHPGTVQFVYCDGSVRGLQLQTDLTTLTRYVVRNDGEVVN; translated from the coding sequence ATGTCGGTTTCGCTGTTTCGCTCCCCTCGCCGCTCGGCCTTCACACTCGTCGAGCTTTTGGTCGTCATCGCCATCATTGGCGTGCTCGTGGCCCTCATGCTCCCAGCCGTGCAGGCTGCCCGTGAAGCCGCCCGCCGCATGCAGTGCGCGAACAACCTCAAGCAGATCGGCCTGGCCTCGCAGAACTTTCACGATACCTATCTCTACCTGCCGCCGGCCTTCCTCGGCGACAACAGCGATACGGCCAACGGCAACGGCGGTTGGGCCACTTGGGGCGCGATCATCCTGCCGTTCGCCGAAGGGACCAACCAGTTCAGCAAGTGGGACCTCCGCTATCGCGTGGTCGATCAGCCGGCCGAAGCCTATCAAACCAAGGTGAAGATGTATCAATGCCCCAGCCGTTTGCCGCACGTGCTGAGCATCAACGACTTCCTCACGCCGGGCGGCTCGCTCAGCGATTACGCGGCTTGCTTTGGTTCCGATGCCGAGTACCTCAAGTCGAACGGCGCGATGATTCCCAACATGCCCGTGGTGCAAAACATCGGCGGTCGCGACACCCTCGTCAGCTGGAGCGGTCAGCTCAACCTGGCCGCGATCACCGATGGCACGAGCAACACCGTGCTCGTCGGCGAAAAGCACATCCGCCCGAACTCGCTCCGCGGCAAGAACGAAGATCGCAGCATTTTCAGCGGCGTCCGCAACACGCACCGCCGCATGATGGGCATCAATCCCGACGGCACCGAGCAACGCCCGCTCATGCCCGCCAATGCCCAGACCACGGCCTACGCCAACCAATCGTTCGGCAGTGCTCACCCCGGCACCGTGCAGTTCGTCTACTGCGACGGCAGCGTCCGCGGCCTGCAACTACAAACCGACCTCACCACCCTGACTCGTTACGTCGTGCGGAACGATGGCGAAGTGGTGAACTAA
- a CDS encoding PSD1 and planctomycete cytochrome C domain-containing protein, with translation MQKSLPTFLAATLLFAANSASAAPDAKAIARAAAEDPAKIEFFEKKIRPILIDNCYSCHSATTNSKGGLRTDDIGGLLTGGNSGAAITPGNPEDSLLLQAVKHEGFKMPPKKKLADEQIADLEKWIADGAAWPKAAFDENKKPNEKYETLKQNHWAWQPLTKPTVPQVENESWARGELDKFILARLEAEKLAPVGDAEKRDLIRRLTFDLIGLPPTLEEVNAFLADESPKAVEKLVDRLLASSSFGERWGRHWLDVARYGESTGSARNLPMPHAWRFRDYVIDSVNADKPYDKFVREQIAGDLLPATSPTEKAEQLVATGFLALGVKDVNQRFKVRYIMDNVDEQIDTVSRAILGLTASCARCHDHKFDPIPTKDYYALAGIFQSSDLCAGLRNKMGGGGLDYYDNNLLLTISTSKSTVNEEDLNKAKEAVKTAQAEFVKLRDSAEGAEKAPDGRPKRQVARQKWNRAQADLLALSDPAVLGEVAYGVRDGKAVADTEVRIRGEAEKLGPVVPRGFLSVVPVTNARPVNTDQSGRLELAYWLTSKENPLTSRVFVNRVWQKLFGEGIVKSVDNFGSTGDKPSHPELLDHLANQFVRDGWSLKKLVRSIVLSRTYQLSSVETLEHREIDPANRLVWRHSPRRLTAEEIRDASLVATAQLKADRPEKGTSQTLKVIEIRNNGAEAAKIADEALASPHRSVYLPLVRGQTPTSLAMFDPAEQGMVAGQRESTTVAPQALYLLNDPFVRSQSLALAERVRKEKEPLSLRISLAYEYVLGRPATGEELTRIESYLAEYQQAAAEILPQEAEKVVVKVEKPAIEEEKIVKPAADPDNVDQTDLTVRKEEAGPSDPELAAWASFCQALFGTAEFRYLK, from the coding sequence ATGCAAAAGTCCTTACCCACATTCCTCGCTGCAACTCTTCTCTTCGCGGCCAACTCGGCGAGTGCTGCTCCCGATGCGAAAGCCATCGCTCGCGCTGCGGCGGAAGATCCTGCCAAGATCGAGTTCTTCGAAAAGAAGATCCGGCCGATCCTGATCGACAACTGCTACAGCTGCCATTCGGCGACGACGAACAGCAAGGGTGGTTTGCGGACCGACGATATCGGTGGCTTGCTAACCGGCGGCAACAGCGGCGCGGCGATCACTCCCGGCAATCCAGAGGATTCGCTTCTGCTGCAGGCGGTGAAGCACGAAGGCTTCAAGATGCCGCCGAAAAAGAAGCTCGCCGACGAGCAAATCGCCGATCTCGAAAAGTGGATCGCCGATGGCGCTGCCTGGCCGAAAGCGGCTTTCGATGAAAACAAAAAGCCGAACGAGAAGTACGAAACGCTCAAGCAAAATCACTGGGCCTGGCAACCGCTCACCAAACCCACTGTGCCGCAGGTCGAAAACGAATCGTGGGCGCGCGGTGAACTCGACAAGTTCATCCTCGCCCGCCTCGAAGCCGAAAAGCTCGCGCCGGTCGGTGATGCCGAGAAACGCGATCTCATTCGCCGACTGACGTTCGATCTCATTGGCCTGCCGCCGACGCTTGAAGAAGTGAATGCCTTCCTCGCCGACGAATCGCCGAAGGCTGTCGAGAAACTTGTCGATCGACTCCTCGCTTCGTCCAGCTTCGGCGAACGCTGGGGCCGGCATTGGCTCGACGTCGCTCGCTACGGCGAATCGACTGGCAGTGCTCGTAACCTGCCGATGCCTCACGCCTGGCGGTTTCGCGATTACGTGATCGACTCGGTTAACGCCGACAAGCCGTACGACAAGTTTGTCCGCGAACAGATCGCCGGCGATCTGCTGCCCGCGACCTCGCCCACCGAAAAAGCCGAGCAACTGGTCGCCACCGGCTTTCTCGCCCTCGGCGTGAAGGATGTGAATCAGCGGTTCAAAGTCCGCTACATCATGGACAACGTCGATGAGCAGATCGACACCGTCAGTCGGGCGATCCTCGGTCTCACCGCGAGTTGCGCCCGTTGCCACGATCACAAGTTCGATCCAATTCCGACCAAGGACTATTACGCTCTCGCCGGCATCTTTCAAAGCAGCGACTTGTGCGCTGGCCTGCGAAACAAGATGGGTGGCGGCGGTCTCGATTACTACGACAACAATTTGCTGCTGACCATTTCGACCAGCAAAAGCACTGTCAACGAAGAGGATCTCAACAAGGCCAAGGAGGCTGTGAAGACGGCTCAAGCCGAGTTCGTCAAGCTCCGCGATTCCGCCGAAGGGGCCGAGAAAGCTCCCGACGGTCGGCCGAAGCGGCAAGTCGCTCGGCAGAAGTGGAACCGCGCCCAAGCCGATTTACTCGCCTTGTCCGATCCCGCCGTCCTCGGCGAGGTCGCCTACGGTGTGCGTGACGGCAAAGCAGTGGCCGACACCGAAGTCCGCATCCGCGGCGAAGCGGAAAAGCTCGGCCCGGTCGTGCCGCGCGGTTTCCTCTCAGTGGTTCCCGTGACGAACGCTCGGCCGGTGAACACCGACCAAAGCGGCCGGTTGGAACTCGCCTACTGGCTGACGAGCAAAGAAAATCCGCTCACCTCGCGGGTCTTTGTTAATCGAGTCTGGCAAAAACTGTTCGGCGAAGGGATCGTCAAAAGTGTCGATAACTTCGGCTCGACCGGCGACAAGCCGTCGCACCCTGAGTTGCTCGATCATCTTGCCAATCAGTTTGTTCGCGACGGCTGGTCGCTGAAAAAGCTGGTGCGCTCGATCGTCCTCTCGCGCACTTATCAATTGAGCTCGGTCGAAACGCTCGAGCATCGCGAAATCGATCCTGCCAATCGGCTCGTCTGGCGTCACAGCCCACGGCGGCTTACGGCAGAAGAAATTCGCGATGCCTCGCTCGTCGCCACCGCTCAGTTGAAAGCCGATCGCCCTGAAAAGGGAACTTCGCAAACGCTCAAGGTCATCGAAATTCGCAACAACGGCGCGGAAGCAGCGAAGATCGCCGACGAAGCGCTCGCCAGCCCGCATCGCAGCGTCTACTTGCCGCTCGTCCGCGGTCAAACGCCCACGTCGCTCGCGATGTTCGATCCTGCCGAGCAAGGGATGGTCGCCGGTCAACGCGAAAGCACGACCGTCGCGCCACAGGCTTTGTATCTGCTCAACGATCCATTCGTCCGCAGCCAGAGTCTGGCTCTCGCCGAACGGGTGCGGAAGGAAAAGGAGCCGCTGTCGCTGCGGATCTCGCTGGCTTACGAGTATGTCCTTGGCCGACCGGCGACCGGCGAAGAACTGACGCGGATCGAGAGCTACCTGGCCGAGTATCAACAAGCGGCTGCCGAGATTCTGCCCCAAGAAGCCGAGAAGGTCGTCGTCAAAGTTGAGAAGCCGGCCATCGAAGAAGAAAAGATCGTCAAACCAGCGGCTGACCCTGACAACGTCGATCAAACCGACCTGACGGTCCGCAAAGAAGAAGCAGGCCCGAGCGATCCCGAACTCGCTGCCTGGGCCAGCTTCTGCCAGGCCCTCTTCGGCACGGCGGAGTTCCGGTATTTGAAGTAA
- a CDS encoding DUF1501 domain-containing protein — MKRELPLLPSLPITRRSALQTAGAGFSYLALQGLLGENAPKVQAAETPPAEKPLAVKAPHFPAKAKRIIFCYMQGCISPIDTFEYKAAVQNNDGKVGPGGDTLTASKFKFAQHGETGTWMSELFPHLAKQVDQLCWLRGLHTDTPAHPQAVIQLHTGTALAQLTRPSMGAWLTYGLGSENQDLPGYITINPPPNFGGAVNYGSAFLPAHYQGTKINDQGYVPNLKASAPSTLQRKQLDLIQSMNRDLAKNPSKPDELDGVIQSYELAFQMQGKVPELLDISKEPQHVLDLYGVKPGPAGSFARQCLMARRLSEAGVRFVEICQPGWDHHNNLHKGLISNCAAVDQPTAALLVDLQQRGLLDDTLVLFGSEFGRQPTAQGPDGRDHNITGYPMWLAGAGVKHGFSYGATDEYGIHAVEGRMHMTDLHATLLALMGLDHEALTYRYAGRDFRLTDVAGNVTREIFA, encoded by the coding sequence ATGAAGCGCGAACTCCCCCTGTTGCCATCTTTGCCCATTACTCGCCGTTCAGCGCTGCAAACGGCGGGAGCGGGTTTTAGTTATCTCGCGCTGCAAGGTTTGCTCGGTGAGAACGCACCCAAGGTGCAGGCCGCAGAAACTCCTCCCGCCGAGAAGCCCTTGGCCGTGAAGGCGCCGCATTTTCCTGCCAAGGCCAAGCGGATCATCTTCTGCTACATGCAGGGCTGCATCTCGCCGATCGACACCTTTGAATACAAAGCGGCGGTGCAGAACAACGATGGCAAGGTGGGCCCCGGTGGCGATACGCTCACCGCCTCGAAATTCAAGTTTGCCCAGCACGGCGAGACTGGCACTTGGATGTCGGAACTCTTTCCGCACCTCGCCAAGCAGGTCGATCAGTTGTGCTGGCTCCGCGGTTTGCACACCGACACGCCGGCCCATCCGCAGGCGGTCATTCAGTTGCATACGGGCACCGCGCTTGCGCAGCTCACTCGGCCGTCGATGGGCGCCTGGCTGACGTATGGTCTCGGCAGCGAGAACCAAGATCTGCCGGGTTACATCACGATCAATCCGCCGCCAAACTTCGGTGGCGCGGTGAACTACGGCAGTGCGTTTCTGCCGGCTCACTATCAAGGGACGAAGATCAACGATCAGGGTTACGTGCCGAACTTGAAGGCGAGCGCGCCGAGCACGTTGCAACGGAAGCAGCTCGATCTGATTCAGTCGATGAATCGCGACCTGGCCAAGAACCCCAGCAAGCCCGACGAGCTCGACGGCGTGATTCAGTCGTATGAACTCGCGTTTCAAATGCAAGGCAAAGTGCCGGAGCTGCTCGATATTTCGAAGGAGCCGCAGCACGTGCTCGATCTGTATGGCGTGAAGCCGGGCCCGGCTGGCAGCTTTGCCCGTCAATGCTTGATGGCTCGTCGCTTGAGCGAAGCCGGTGTGCGGTTCGTCGAGATCTGCCAGCCGGGCTGGGATCATCACAACAACCTGCACAAAGGCCTGATCAGTAACTGCGCCGCCGTCGATCAACCGACAGCAGCTCTGCTTGTCGATCTGCAACAACGCGGTTTGCTCGATGACACGCTGGTGCTCTTCGGCAGCGAGTTCGGCCGCCAGCCAACCGCGCAAGGTCCCGACGGCCGCGATCACAACATCACGGGCTATCCCATGTGGCTCGCCGGCGCCGGCGTGAAGCACGGCTTCTCGTATGGTGCAACCGACGAATACGGCATCCACGCCGTCGAAGGCCGGATGCACATGACCGACCTGCACGCCACGCTCCTGGCACTGATGGGCCTCGATCACGAAGCCCTGACCTATCGCTACGCAGGCCGCGATTTCCGGCTGACGGATGTGGCGGGGAATGTGACACGGGAGATTTTTGCTTAG
- a CDS encoding PIN domain-containing protein, with translation MVMELVQQARNSAEQRRPLQLVAAMNVVWPTEPECEQALDFFKQFHLSHNLGLIDSLIASLAVGRAATLFSFNAKHYQCVPGLIVKRPYVR, from the coding sequence GTGGTGATGGAACTTGTTCAACAGGCACGCAATTCTGCGGAGCAACGGCGTCCTTTGCAGCTTGTGGCAGCCATGAACGTCGTCTGGCCGACAGAACCGGAATGCGAGCAAGCCCTCGACTTTTTCAAGCAATTTCACCTTTCTCACAATCTTGGCTTGATTGATTCTTTGATTGCATCGCTTGCTGTCGGGAGGGCCGCCACGCTGTTCTCATTCAATGCGAAGCACTATCAGTGCGTGCCAGGTCTGATCGTGAAACGCCCGTATGTGCGTTGA
- a CDS encoding DUF1559 domain-containing protein yields MRTSTRVLCGQRSRGFTLVELLVVIAIIGVLVALLLPAVQAARESARRMSCTNNMKQIGISLHNHHDSKLVLPPGSTGGGGVGTDLGKPRGPSETTWVAYLFPFLEQTNLDIQVNWAQLNANFYDNGGLKITPLKVTLFLCPSDVRPEPNTTYPPSVFGRGNYVANNGIGPAIEYRLGPGHTTPPNMARPGGAFFINSWLGMKDITDGTSNTVMVSEIRCPKSTTDGRGIMHYPEGPLFHHNRTPNSLAPDEIRQAWCVSTREAPCIGAYTAYNNIRDIRTARSNHPGGVNAMLADGSVRFVRESIQLSIWQAVSSPDGGEIIGEF; encoded by the coding sequence ATGAGAACGAGCACGAGAGTTTTGTGTGGTCAGCGATCTCGCGGTTTCACGCTGGTGGAACTGCTGGTGGTCATCGCCATCATCGGCGTGCTCGTGGCGCTACTGCTGCCTGCCGTGCAAGCCGCGCGGGAATCGGCACGGCGAATGTCCTGCACCAACAACATGAAGCAGATCGGCATCTCACTGCACAATCACCACGATTCGAAATTGGTGCTGCCGCCGGGTTCGACGGGAGGCGGCGGAGTGGGGACCGATCTGGGCAAGCCGCGCGGTCCGAGCGAGACGACTTGGGTGGCTTATTTGTTTCCTTTCTTGGAACAGACAAATCTCGACATTCAGGTGAATTGGGCACAGCTGAATGCCAACTTTTACGACAATGGCGGCCTGAAGATCACGCCGCTCAAAGTTACGCTGTTTCTGTGCCCGTCCGATGTCCGCCCCGAGCCGAATACGACTTATCCTCCGTCGGTGTTTGGACGTGGCAACTATGTCGCCAACAACGGCATCGGGCCGGCGATTGAGTATCGCCTGGGGCCGGGGCACACGACTCCGCCCAACATGGCCCGGCCGGGCGGCGCGTTCTTTATCAATAGTTGGCTGGGCATGAAAGATATTACCGACGGCACTTCGAATACCGTCATGGTTTCGGAGATTCGTTGTCCCAAGAGCACCACCGACGGCCGCGGCATCATGCATTATCCCGAAGGACCACTGTTTCATCACAACCGCACGCCCAACAGTCTCGCTCCCGATGAAATCCGCCAGGCCTGGTGCGTGAGCACGCGCGAAGCTCCCTGCATCGGCGCGTATACGGCGTACAACAACATTCGCGATATTCGCACGGCCCGCAGCAATCATCCGGGCGGCGTGAATGCGATGCTCGCCGATGGCAGCGTGCGGTTTGTGCGCGAGTCGATTCAGCTCAGCATCTGGCAAGCGGTTTCGTCACCCGACGGCGGCGAAATCATTGGCGAGTTTTAG
- the topA gene encoding type I DNA topoisomerase gives MAKRAAGNGKSLVIVESPAKARTISKYLGKDYTVEASIGHIRDLPKGSKEMPEEFKRKKWSYLGVNVDEGFEPVYIVPGEKKAQVAKLKSLLKDASRLYLATDEDREGEAISWHLLEVLKPRIPVHRLVFHEITEEAILGAIEHPRDIDEGLVRAQETRRILDRLYGYEVSQLLWRKVAAGLSAGRVQSVAVRLIVERERQRIAFRSATYWDLIARFVTEDGKEFDAELVSVGGRKIPAGKDFDPNTGKIKDAKLLLLDEKAVKELAENLQQAKFAVHALDDKPYTRKPSEPFTTSTLQQEANRKLGFTARRTMNVAQSLYENGYITYMRTDSTNLAQVAIDAARDLVRTEYGNHFLPAEPRVYKSKVKNAQEAHEAIRPAGHPFKLPESLRNVLTPDQFRLFDLIWKRTIASQMLDARGRSITLQVAGAEAVFQVTGKTIEFPGFLRAYVEGSDDPEAELADQERLLPSVNIGDPLGCKNLNEKSHSTQPPARFSEAALTAALEERGIGRPSTYASIIDTILERKYVFKKANALVPTWVAFSVSRLMEQHLPNLVDYQFTASMEDLLDSISRKEQDATSYLKTFYFGEGGVDEGNGLKAQLDKKIVEVDPREMGRFTLGTPTEGEHKEEVFVRVGKYGPFIEQGERKGSIPQDTPPDEMTLERALQLLDQAGVGEEPLGVCPDTGELVYLKTGRFGPYVQRVPKGENENEKPKNASLLPGMQPSDVTFLVALDLLKLPRTLGEHPEDHEPILAANGRYGPYIKHGSDFRSLPPNLSPVVVTLEEALAIFAQPKLRGRRGQAKEPLKTFEASPVTGQPIRVLEGRYGVYITDGETNATLPKDLSTEQLTLPQAITLLEERTAMGPPKKRGRGAKKAAPKKGAAAPAEKAPKAAKKKAAPKKKAAKKAAPKKAAKASTGEKKSPVKKTPKKIEDVPF, from the coding sequence ATGGCCAAACGTGCGGCAGGAAACGGAAAATCGCTGGTGATTGTCGAATCACCGGCCAAAGCGCGAACCATTTCCAAGTACCTGGGAAAGGACTACACCGTCGAAGCCAGCATCGGCCATATTCGCGATCTCCCCAAGGGCTCAAAGGAAATGCCCGAGGAGTTCAAGCGCAAGAAATGGTCCTACCTCGGCGTGAACGTCGACGAGGGCTTTGAGCCCGTCTATATCGTACCGGGGGAAAAAAAGGCTCAGGTAGCCAAACTGAAGAGCCTGCTCAAAGACGCATCTCGACTGTATCTCGCGACGGACGAAGACCGCGAAGGAGAAGCCATCAGCTGGCACTTGCTGGAGGTTCTCAAGCCGCGAATTCCCGTGCATCGCCTCGTCTTCCACGAAATCACCGAAGAAGCCATTCTCGGCGCTATTGAGCATCCACGCGATATTGACGAAGGTCTGGTCCGGGCGCAAGAAACCCGCCGCATCCTCGACCGCTTGTATGGATATGAAGTCTCGCAGCTGTTGTGGCGCAAGGTTGCCGCGGGGCTATCGGCCGGCCGCGTGCAGAGCGTCGCGGTGCGACTGATCGTCGAACGCGAACGGCAGCGAATCGCGTTTCGTTCGGCCACTTATTGGGATTTGATCGCACGGTTCGTGACCGAGGACGGCAAGGAATTTGACGCTGAACTCGTCTCGGTGGGCGGCCGCAAGATTCCCGCCGGCAAAGACTTCGATCCGAACACCGGCAAAATCAAAGACGCGAAGCTGTTGCTGCTCGATGAAAAGGCAGTCAAGGAACTCGCCGAGAATCTGCAGCAAGCGAAATTTGCCGTGCATGCGCTCGACGACAAGCCCTACACCCGCAAGCCATCGGAACCGTTCACCACCAGCACGCTGCAACAAGAAGCGAACCGCAAGCTCGGCTTCACCGCGCGGCGAACGATGAACGTCGCGCAGAGTCTGTACGAAAACGGTTACATCACCTACATGCGTACCGACTCGACGAACCTGGCCCAGGTCGCCATCGATGCGGCCCGCGACCTGGTGCGCACCGAATACGGCAACCACTTCCTGCCTGCCGAACCGCGCGTCTACAAGAGCAAGGTCAAGAACGCGCAGGAAGCTCACGAAGCCATTCGTCCCGCCGGCCATCCGTTCAAGTTGCCCGAGTCGCTGCGGAACGTGCTCACTCCTGATCAGTTTCGGCTGTTCGATTTGATCTGGAAGCGGACCATCGCCAGCCAAATGCTCGATGCTCGCGGCCGCAGCATCACGCTGCAAGTCGCCGGCGCCGAAGCGGTGTTTCAAGTCACCGGCAAAACAATCGAGTTCCCCGGTTTCTTGCGAGCCTATGTCGAAGGCTCGGACGACCCCGAAGCCGAACTGGCCGATCAAGAGCGGCTGCTCCCTTCGGTGAATATCGGCGATCCGCTCGGCTGTAAGAACCTGAATGAGAAGAGCCACTCGACGCAACCGCCGGCGCGGTTCAGCGAAGCGGCCCTCACGGCTGCTCTTGAAGAGCGCGGCATCGGCCGCCCGTCTACGTACGCCTCAATTATCGATACGATTCTCGAGCGGAAATACGTCTTCAAAAAGGCGAACGCCCTGGTGCCGACTTGGGTCGCGTTCTCCGTCTCGCGATTGATGGAGCAGCACCTGCCGAACCTGGTCGATTACCAATTCACCGCGTCGATGGAAGACTTGCTCGACTCGATCAGCCGCAAGGAACAAGATGCGACGTCGTACCTCAAGACTTTCTACTTCGGCGAAGGCGGCGTCGACGAAGGGAACGGCCTGAAGGCGCAGCTCGATAAGAAGATTGTCGAAGTCGACCCGCGCGAAATGGGTCGCTTCACCCTCGGCACGCCGACCGAAGGGGAACACAAGGAAGAGGTATTCGTCCGCGTCGGCAAGTACGGGCCGTTCATCGAGCAGGGCGAACGAAAGGGTTCGATCCCGCAAGACACGCCGCCCGATGAAATGACGCTGGAGCGAGCTTTGCAACTGCTCGATCAGGCCGGCGTCGGCGAGGAACCGCTGGGCGTTTGCCCCGATACGGGCGAACTCGTGTACTTGAAGACGGGCCGGTTTGGTCCGTACGTGCAGCGCGTTCCTAAAGGCGAGAATGAAAACGAAAAGCCGAAGAACGCTTCGCTTCTGCCGGGTATGCAGCCGAGCGACGTTACGTTTCTAGTTGCGCTCGATCTGCTCAAGTTGCCGCGCACGCTCGGCGAACATCCGGAAGATCACGAACCGATCCTCGCCGCCAATGGCCGCTATGGCCCGTACATCAAGCACGGCTCCGATTTCCGTTCGCTACCGCCGAACCTTTCGCCCGTCGTGGTGACACTGGAAGAAGCACTGGCAATCTTCGCTCAGCCCAAGCTGCGCGGCCGTCGTGGCCAAGCCAAGGAACCGCTGAAGACGTTCGAAGCCTCGCCCGTCACCGGTCAGCCGATTCGCGTGCTCGAAGGTCGCTATGGCGTGTACATCACCGATGGCGAAACCAACGCCACACTCCCGAAGGACCTCTCCACCGAGCAGTTGACCCTGCCGCAGGCAATCACGCTGCTCGAAGAACGCACCGCCATGGGCCCGCCGAAAAAACGAGGCCGCGGCGCGAAGAAAGCGGCACCCAAGAAGGGAGCTGCCGCACCAGCCGAAAAGGCGCCCAAGGCTGCGAAGAAAAAAGCGGCTCCCAAAAAGAAGGCTGCCAAAAAAGCTGCCCCGAAGAAAGCCGCCAAAGCCAGCACCGGCGAGAAAAAATCGCCGGTGAAGAAAACGCCGAAGAAGATCGAGGACGTGCCGTTCTAG